Proteins co-encoded in one Bremerella sp. TYQ1 genomic window:
- a CDS encoding zinc ribbon domain-containing protein, whose product MPLFEYTCDACQSQFELLVRGSEKPACPTCSSTKLEKAWSVPAAHTGGKSTELPVCGPMPSSGGCGLPQCGTGGCQFG is encoded by the coding sequence ATGCCTCTGTTTGAATACACTTGCGACGCTTGTCAAAGCCAGTTCGAGCTGTTGGTCCGAGGCAGCGAAAAGCCTGCTTGCCCGACGTGCAGCAGCACCAAGTTAGAAAAAGCTTGGAGCGTTCCCGCGGCCCACACCGGCGGCAAATCGACCGAATTGCCTGTGTGTGGTCCGATGCCTAGCAGCGGTGGATGCGGCTTGCCCCAGTGCGGTACCGGCGGGTGCCAATTCGGTTAG
- a CDS encoding NAD(P)H-hydrate epimerase, with protein sequence MIPRPPLTREQSRAVDVIAADKYHIPGVILMENAGRGSAELIAAKRPSHVLICCGPGNNGGDGHVIARHLDLSGIQVTVALFCSRERIQGDALVNFKIIEASDIEILDCADEPLCRSFSEALSQVDWVVDAMLGTGVTSAPREPIASAICAINASPANVFAIDIPSGLDCDTGVPNDPTIIANVTATFVTTKQGYLQDTAKQALGEVHIVDIGTPQTLLREVLR encoded by the coding sequence ATGATTCCACGCCCCCCTCTGACCCGAGAACAGTCTCGCGCGGTGGACGTGATTGCCGCCGACAAATACCACATTCCCGGCGTGATCTTGATGGAAAATGCCGGCCGCGGCAGCGCAGAGCTTATCGCCGCGAAACGACCATCGCACGTCCTCATTTGCTGCGGACCAGGCAACAACGGAGGCGATGGGCATGTCATTGCTCGGCATCTGGACCTAAGCGGCATTCAAGTAACAGTTGCCCTCTTCTGCTCGCGAGAGCGCATTCAGGGCGATGCTTTGGTCAATTTTAAGATAATCGAGGCGAGTGACATTGAGATTTTAGACTGTGCAGATGAGCCTCTTTGCCGGTCCTTCAGCGAAGCGCTGTCGCAGGTGGACTGGGTCGTCGATGCCATGCTCGGTACAGGAGTTACCTCAGCCCCGCGAGAGCCTATTGCCTCGGCGATTTGTGCCATCAATGCGTCGCCGGCAAATGTTTTTGCCATCGACATTCCTAGCGGGCTCGATTGCGATACAGGAGTTCCCAACGATCCCACGATCATCGCCAATGTGACCGCAACGTTCGTTACGACCAAGCAAGGCTACCTTCAAGACACCGCCAAGCAAGCACTCGGGGAAGTCCACATTGTCGATATCGGCACGCCGCAAACGCTCCTGCGAGAAGTGCTTCGTTAA
- a CDS encoding GNAT family N-acetyltransferase, whose amino-acid sequence MSTFNGTVCRLDLNNPAHADALIAILDDYSHDPMGNNGPLPDEVRKNLVPRLKQIDTFRGLLAVSDGQFVGLANCFVGFSSFKARPVINIHDLAVLPSARGQGVGQALLDAVDRLALEEDCAFVTLEVRADNRARSLYLRHGFQAGDPESDAMSFWKKPIAPTT is encoded by the coding sequence ATGTCTACATTTAACGGCACGGTTTGCCGCCTCGATTTGAATAATCCCGCGCACGCCGACGCCCTGATCGCGATCTTGGATGACTACTCCCATGATCCGATGGGGAACAACGGGCCGCTGCCGGACGAGGTGCGTAAGAATCTCGTGCCACGATTGAAGCAGATCGATACGTTCCGTGGATTACTAGCCGTTAGTGATGGACAGTTCGTTGGACTAGCCAACTGTTTTGTCGGCTTCTCCAGCTTCAAGGCGCGTCCAGTGATCAACATCCACGACTTGGCCGTTTTACCATCTGCTCGCGGGCAAGGGGTCGGACAAGCCTTGTTGGATGCCGTTGACCGGCTGGCACTGGAAGAAGATTGTGCCTTTGTAACTCTTGAGGTCCGAGCCGACAATCGAGCCAGAAGTCTTTATCTTCGGCACGGTTTTCAGGCAGGCGATCCTGAATCGGATGCGATGAGTTTCTGGAAGAAGCCCATCGCACCCACCACTTAA
- a CDS encoding diadenylate cyclase, translated as MKYQKLSNQFTEFFKLAIRMLEIAEADAVLIFVDGMPEWDKLKAIAENRKVIVAADREEFLQGIEETDLHGVVVELEESPILEKLMHALVEAVANDQLSTGAKVVALYSGFDEERIDTISFIRLDERLGRLTSRDLRKLETSVPLETLKIVVDLAVEIGREGREGKPVGTCFVVGDHRKVLLNSAPSGFDPLKGYAKKDRHIADRSVRENLKEIAQLDGAFVVNADGTVEAAGRMLDVASASVTLSKGLGARHWAAAAISKKTKAISIAVSESNGTVRLFQGGEVVLRIEPSRRAMKWKDLDFDNIQGGSD; from the coding sequence ATGAAGTATCAAAAGCTCTCGAATCAGTTCACCGAGTTCTTCAAGCTCGCGATTCGAATGCTCGAAATCGCGGAAGCGGATGCGGTCCTTATCTTTGTGGACGGCATGCCCGAGTGGGATAAGCTCAAAGCGATCGCAGAGAACCGCAAGGTAATCGTTGCAGCGGATCGTGAAGAATTCCTGCAAGGGATCGAAGAGACCGATCTGCATGGGGTGGTTGTTGAACTCGAAGAAAGCCCCATTCTCGAAAAGTTAATGCATGCTCTCGTCGAGGCGGTCGCCAACGACCAGCTTTCTACCGGCGCAAAAGTGGTTGCTCTTTACAGTGGTTTCGATGAAGAGCGTATCGACACGATCAGCTTCATTCGTCTTGATGAACGCTTGGGCCGACTGACGTCACGCGATCTGCGAAAGCTGGAGACAAGTGTCCCTCTGGAGACGCTTAAGATTGTCGTCGATCTGGCAGTGGAAATTGGTCGCGAAGGTCGCGAAGGCAAACCGGTCGGGACCTGTTTCGTGGTTGGTGATCATCGCAAAGTGCTCCTTAACAGCGCTCCGAGTGGCTTTGATCCACTCAAGGGCTATGCGAAGAAAGACCGCCATATCGCCGATCGAAGTGTCCGCGAAAACCTGAAAGAAATTGCTCAGCTCGACGGCGCCTTCGTGGTCAACGCCGATGGCACCGTTGAAGCGGCTGGGCGAATGCTCGATGTTGCCTCGGCTAGTGTCACGCTGAGCAAGGGATTGGGGGCACGTCACTGGGCCGCGGCCGCGATCAGTAAGAAGACAAAAGCTATTTCCATCGCGGTAAGCGAATCGAATGGAACGGTGCGGCTGTTCCAAGGTGGCGAAGTCGTTCTCCGCATCGAGCCATCGCGACGTGCGATGAAGTGGAAAGATCTCGACTTCGACAACATCCAAGGTGGTTCTGACTAG